In Maridesulfovibrio sp., a single genomic region encodes these proteins:
- a CDS encoding Zn-dependent hydrolase, which yields MPVNVQTNTLTGTSKPSAPHPVPVATPSLDHLTGEAERLFEKLAELSRDKTGVSRPSYGRTESIAFDMIEEFARTEGLKTCRDAAANLIIELGEDTENNGYVLTGSHLDSVPQGGNYDGSAGVIAGLLCLVEMKRAGIKPAIPVKVIALRGEESAWFGACYLGSKALLGKLDETEQELTQRDDGRTLREHMAECGAEIERISAGEKLIDTGRIKAFLELHIEQGPVMVARNLSVAAVTGIRGNIRHRRIKCIGEAGHSGAVPRWLRHDAVFAVSELITRIDDHWTTILQHGGDLVATCGILSTNPQNHAMSRIPGEVTFSFEARSQYEHTLAAIEALLHSECATITYERKVKFEFDKPVKTPPAVMDENLIERINNACMDEGLPVEAIPSGAGHDASLFANAGVPTGMIFVRNRNGSHNPEEEMDMEDFIRGTSVLYRTIMEFE from the coding sequence ATGCCTGTGAATGTACAAACAAACACATTGACTGGGACCTCCAAGCCGTCCGCCCCTCATCCGGTACCGGTTGCCACACCGAGTCTGGACCACCTTACCGGGGAAGCTGAAAGGCTTTTTGAAAAACTGGCGGAACTTTCGCGCGACAAAACCGGTGTTTCCCGTCCGTCATACGGCAGGACGGAAAGCATTGCCTTTGACATGATCGAAGAATTTGCGCGAACTGAAGGGCTCAAAACCTGCCGGGATGCAGCCGCCAACCTCATCATAGAACTTGGAGAGGATACTGAAAACAACGGCTATGTCCTGACCGGTTCGCATCTGGATTCCGTTCCGCAGGGCGGCAACTATGACGGATCAGCCGGGGTAATTGCCGGACTGCTCTGCCTCGTGGAAATGAAGCGTGCCGGAATCAAACCGGCAATTCCCGTCAAGGTGATTGCCCTGCGCGGTGAAGAAAGTGCCTGGTTCGGGGCCTGTTACCTGGGTTCCAAGGCACTTCTGGGCAAACTGGACGAAACCGAACAGGAACTCACCCAGCGGGATGACGGCAGAACGCTGCGCGAACACATGGCCGAATGCGGTGCTGAAATCGAACGCATATCCGCCGGGGAAAAACTCATCGACACCGGCAGGATCAAAGCCTTTCTGGAGCTGCACATCGAACAGGGTCCGGTTATGGTTGCCCGCAATCTGTCCGTTGCCGCTGTTACCGGCATCCGGGGAAACATCCGCCACCGCCGTATTAAATGTATCGGCGAAGCCGGACATTCCGGGGCCGTACCGCGCTGGCTGCGTCACGATGCAGTATTCGCCGTTTCCGAACTGATCACCCGCATAGACGATCACTGGACCACCATCCTGCAGCACGGGGGGGACCTGGTGGCCACCTGCGGGATACTATCAACCAATCCGCAGAATCACGCCATGTCGCGCATCCCCGGAGAAGTGACTTTCAGCTTCGAGGCCAGAAGCCAGTATGAGCATACACTCGCAGCCATTGAAGCCCTGCTTCACTCCGAGTGCGCCACCATCACCTATGAAAGAAAGGTAAAGTTCGAATTTGACAAACCCGTAAAGACTCCTCCGGCAGTAATGGATGAAAATCTTATTGAACGCATAAACAATGCTTGCATGGACGAAGGCTTGCCTGTAGAAGCAATACCCAGCGGAGCAGGACACGACGCATCTCTCTTTGCAAATGCCGGAGTTCCCACGGGTATGATTTTCGTGCGCAACCGCAACGGTTCCCACAATCCCGAGGAAGAAATGGATATGGAAGACTTCATCAGAGGCACTTCCGTCCTTTACCGCACCATCATGGAGTTCGAATAA
- the pyrC gene encoding dihydroorotase has product MRTEITIIRPDDCHLHLRDGEMLAAVLPASARIYARAIVMPNLVPPVTTVKQAAEYSRRIIDARPESSHFEPLMTCYLTDSTNPDDLKAAYAVQAFHAVKLFPAGATTNSDSGVTDIANVYPVLEAMQEIGMPLSVHGEVVDPDVDVFDREAVFIDRVLEPVRRDFPELKIVFEHLTSKTAVDYVFEQDEYTVATITPHHLVLTRNDLFKGGMNPYMYCLPVAKTAKDRDAVRRAAVSGNERFFLGTDSAPHPARMKEKAGAAAGIFNAPTSIGYVTQIFEQLSALDKLEGFTSIYGARFYALPPNGSTITLKKRETPVEMNWEIKAGHDVVKIFKPDVSLFWDLVD; this is encoded by the coding sequence ATGCGTACCGAGATAACCATCATCAGACCCGATGACTGCCATCTCCATCTCAGGGACGGGGAAATGCTTGCCGCAGTACTCCCCGCCAGTGCCCGAATATACGCACGCGCAATTGTCATGCCCAACCTTGTTCCGCCGGTGACAACGGTGAAGCAGGCTGCGGAATACAGCAGACGTATCATCGATGCACGGCCTGAAAGTTCACACTTCGAACCGCTCATGACCTGCTACCTCACCGATTCTACAAATCCGGATGACCTGAAAGCGGCCTATGCTGTCCAAGCCTTTCACGCGGTAAAACTTTTCCCGGCCGGGGCCACGACCAACTCCGACAGCGGCGTTACGGATATCGCAAACGTCTACCCGGTACTGGAAGCCATGCAGGAAATAGGCATGCCCCTTTCCGTGCACGGTGAAGTTGTTGATCCCGATGTGGATGTATTCGACCGCGAGGCCGTTTTCATCGACCGCGTGCTGGAGCCCGTGCGCAGAGATTTCCCGGAACTGAAAATTGTTTTCGAACACCTTACCAGCAAAACAGCAGTGGACTATGTCTTTGAACAGGATGAATATACGGTGGCTACCATAACACCGCACCATCTGGTACTGACCAGAAACGATCTGTTCAAGGGCGGTATGAATCCGTATATGTACTGTCTGCCGGTGGCGAAAACGGCCAAGGACCGCGATGCCGTGCGCCGAGCCGCCGTTTCCGGCAATGAACGGTTTTTCCTCGGCACCGACTCCGCTCCGCATCCGGCAAGGATGAAGGAAAAAGCGGGTGCTGCGGCCGGCATTTTCAATGCGCCGACTTCCATCGGGTACGTGACCCAGATTTTCGAGCAGCTTTCGGCCCTTGATAAACTTGAGGGATTCACCTCCATTTACGGGGCCAGATTTTACGCTCTTCCCCCCAACGGGAGTACAATAACCCTGAAAAAGAGGGAAACACCTGTTGAAATGAATTGGGAGATCAAAGCCGGGCATGATGTCGTAAAGATATTCAAGCCCGATGTATCCCTTTTTTGGGATTTGGTTGATTGA
- a CDS encoding orotate phosphoribosyltransferase → MVPTSFPDKETIAEITAKMLIEVKAVHFRADEPFKFTSGWASPVYIDCRKLISFPRVRQTLMDFGASIILRDVGFESIDCVAGGETAGIPFAAWLSDRLMLPMQYVRKKPKGFGRDAQIEGDFKEGAKVLLVEDLTTDGRSKINFAQALRRAGAEVTHTFVLFHYGIFPKTKEVLAEAGLEMLSLATWWDILNVAKKEKYFDTKSLEEVEKFLNNPVEWSAAHGGVSTYPE, encoded by the coding sequence ATGGTTCCTACCAGCTTTCCGGACAAAGAAACCATCGCTGAGATCACAGCGAAGATGCTCATTGAAGTAAAAGCCGTGCATTTCCGTGCGGACGAGCCCTTCAAGTTCACTTCCGGCTGGGCCAGCCCGGTTTACATTGACTGCCGCAAACTCATATCATTCCCCCGTGTCCGCCAGACCCTGATGGATTTCGGTGCATCAATAATCCTGCGCGATGTAGGATTCGAATCCATCGACTGCGTGGCCGGCGGTGAAACCGCAGGTATTCCCTTCGCAGCATGGCTCTCCGACCGCCTGATGCTGCCCATGCAGTACGTTCGCAAAAAACCCAAAGGATTCGGCCGCGACGCACAGATCGAAGGTGATTTCAAGGAAGGGGCAAAAGTCCTGCTCGTTGAAGACCTCACCACCGATGGACGCAGCAAAATCAACTTCGCCCAGGCACTGCGCAGAGCCGGTGCGGAAGTAACCCACACCTTTGTTCTCTTCCACTACGGCATCTTCCCCAAAACCAAGGAAGTTCTTGCCGAGGCCGGACTTGAAATGCTCTCCCTGGCAACATGGTGGGATATCCTCAATGTTGCCAAAAAGGAAAAATACTTCGACACCAAATCCCTTGAAGAAGTTGAAAAATTCCTCAACAATCCCGTAGAATGGTCCGCCGCACACGGCGGGGTTTCCACTTATCCTGAATAA
- a CDS encoding MltA domain-containing protein, whose protein sequence is MFFAENTLKKLLYLIVVVAFSLAGCSTRTVPTALPGKGYVKIDRAQVQGLVNRLYTQSGPSFSWMSLKSGVEQNLKYLSRRNGNSVAARYGAMTITWEMLRRTNEEFLQILPHLDDSPELLEDKFVWYELVPRTLLTGYYEPYLEASLTPDPDYPYPLYSLPSDLKKMDLGKFHHRWKGQTLLYRIEDGEPVPYYDREKIDFDGALQGQGLEVAWVKDRVDIFMLQVQGSGRLVLPDGSVKHVLYAGKNGLKYVSLGKELIQRGLLPKEGMSMQKIRTFFKENPQLVEKLLVTNPSYVFFRLDDEGPFGSMGSPLTPMASIATDTKVIPHGSLGLLTVRLPVQGQDTKEASARIVMAQDRGGAIKGTRVDLFCGSGPDAEFLAGHLNSWGHVYFPVSREYLEETGKM, encoded by the coding sequence ATGTTTTTTGCTGAAAATACGCTGAAAAAACTATTATATTTAATTGTAGTTGTTGCTTTTTCTCTGGCCGGGTGCTCCACAAGAACGGTTCCGACGGCTTTGCCGGGAAAAGGCTATGTAAAAATCGACAGAGCTCAGGTTCAGGGTCTGGTCAACAGGCTTTATACTCAAAGCGGACCGTCTTTTTCGTGGATGAGTCTGAAAAGCGGAGTTGAGCAGAATCTTAAATACCTTTCCAGAAGAAACGGAAATAGTGTTGCCGCCAGATACGGAGCAATGACAATCACCTGGGAAATGCTTCGCCGTACAAATGAGGAATTTCTGCAAATCCTGCCCCATCTGGACGATTCTCCGGAACTGCTTGAAGATAAATTCGTCTGGTATGAACTGGTTCCGCGTACATTGCTTACCGGATATTATGAACCATATCTTGAAGCTTCATTAACCCCTGACCCGGATTATCCTTATCCGCTGTACAGTCTGCCGTCCGATCTGAAAAAAATGGATCTTGGCAAATTTCATCATCGCTGGAAGGGGCAGACACTCCTTTACAGGATTGAGGACGGCGAGCCTGTTCCCTATTATGATCGCGAGAAAATAGATTTTGATGGAGCTTTGCAGGGGCAGGGGCTTGAAGTGGCCTGGGTTAAGGACCGGGTGGATATTTTCATGTTGCAGGTTCAGGGGTCCGGCAGGCTTGTGCTTCCGGACGGAAGCGTGAAACATGTTCTTTATGCCGGTAAAAACGGGTTGAAGTATGTTTCGCTCGGCAAGGAGCTTATCCAGCGCGGCCTGCTGCCCAAAGAGGGTATGAGCATGCAGAAGATAAGGACCTTTTTCAAAGAGAACCCGCAACTGGTCGAGAAACTGCTGGTAACCAATCCCAGTTATGTTTTTTTCCGGCTGGATGATGAAGGTCCGTTCGGTTCCATGGGATCACCTCTTACTCCCATGGCGAGCATTGCCACGGATACCAAGGTCATTCCGCACGGTTCACTTGGGCTGCTGACCGTACGGCTGCCGGTGCAGGGGCAGGATACCAAGGAAGCCTCGGCCAGGATTGTGATGGCTCAGGACCGGGGCGGGGCCATCAAGGGTACCCGCGTGGACCTCTTTTGCGGTTCCGGTCCGGATGCCGAGTTTCTGGCCGGGCATCTCAACTCATGGGGGCATGTTTATTTTCCCGTGAGCAGGGAATATCTGGAAGAGACCGGAAAGATGTGA